In the Leptotrichia sp. oral taxon 212 genome, one interval contains:
- a CDS encoding B12-binding domain-containing protein, translating to MNIYLEEIAKAIVDMDEDNIIPLIDKALDAKVLPEEIYNDGLSKGMLDVTKLFENKEYFVSEVIVCADTLNVGVNYLRNKFPAKQDAKGPKVIIGVVEGDLHEIGKNIVKIMFEAAGFKVNDMGINVKAGDIIKKTEDEIPDIICLSTMMTTTRGKMKDVVDLVNSKNFEHRPKVIIGGGSVSAKYAKEIGADGYSANAVEAVLLVKKLLGGD from the coding sequence ATGAACATATATTTAGAAGAAATTGCTAAAGCAATAGTAGATATGGATGAAGACAATATCATACCTCTAATAGACAAGGCTTTAGATGCAAAAGTCCTTCCGGAAGAAATTTATAATGACGGTTTAAGTAAAGGTATGCTTGATGTTACAAAATTATTTGAAAATAAAGAATATTTTGTATCAGAAGTAATAGTGTGTGCAGATACATTAAATGTTGGAGTAAATTATCTGAGAAACAAGTTTCCGGCAAAACAGGATGCAAAAGGACCAAAAGTTATTATAGGAGTTGTTGAAGGAGATTTACATGAAATAGGGAAAAATATAGTAAAAATAATGTTTGAAGCTGCCGGATTTAAAGTTAATGATATGGGAATCAATGTAAAAGCAGGAGATATAATAAAAAAAACAGAAGATGAAATCCCTGATATAATCTGTCTTTCTACAATGATGACTACTACTAGGGGAAAAATGAAGGATGTGGTGGATCTTGTCAACAGTAAAAATTTTGAACATAGACCTAAAGTGATCATTGGCGGAGGAAGTGTCAGTGCAAAATATGCGAAAGAAATAGGGGCAGACGGATATTCGGCAAATGCAGTTGAAGCAGTTTTACTTGTGAAAAAGCTCTTGGGAGGAGATTAA